One part of the Desulfovibrio sp. genome encodes these proteins:
- the hrpB gene encoding ATP-dependent helicase HrpB, producing the protein MTDRTTPHPASAAAPASIRAIPPCPLDVSRSEILATLTHGRNLVLSALPGAGKSSRVPLWLMNQPWLEDRRILLLEPRRVAARALARYMASLLGDVPGGLVGYRMRDESRMGSNTRVEVVTEGVLTRMLQENPDLPDIACVIFDEFHERSLIADTGLALCLESQAALRPDLRLIVMSATLDVSAVAKLLGGCPSVLCEGNTYPVQMRHIPPTLRAGQIVGGATHTGAGPLLWRHMADVVTHLMQTEQGSLLAFLPGAGEIRHLADLLEGRLAADVALCPLYGNLSAREQDAAIAPAPSGQRKVVLATSIAETSLTIEGVRLVVDSGLARLARFDPASGLTRLVTERVSLAGAAQRAGRAGRTEPGICCRLWAREQEHGMRPHIRPEILDADLSGLALQLAVWGVTDAGSLPWLDTPPAAHLTVAQNSLRALGAIDAQLRPTALGREMAALPLAPRTARLLVWGRKNGLADLAACVAALLEERDPLAHAAGSRMGGATCGCDILRRLDWLCRGAASGKGADSARDRLRRLAQRLIRQSLQPGAADLAGNPQAQQKHLQSIFSTALAQAANIGRLIAIAWPEQVAMRQAAIQTGSQQTTLSNGPTAITPFLLRSGRAAQLASDDPLARQQFLAVAEVDGAAPRGRIRLAAALAEQDMVELFSAEMRTEDNLSVSDAGLVSARRQQVLGALVLEDAPLPRPLPDQCAAALCEHVRNKGLDCLPWDEAARQWRARVSLMRELEGEEWPDVSDAALLANLDQWLAPALEQALGASQGQKMSRGNSLAALDSARLFDALRGLLPGNLHRMLERQTPTEWQVPSGAMRPIVYGEDGGPWLAAKLQELFGCVDTPRIASNRVALVLRLNSPAGRPLQVTRDLAGFWRTGYPAVRAEMRGRYPKHPWPEDPLNATATVLTKKRLAEQNKG; encoded by the coding sequence ATGACCGATCGCACCACGCCCCACCCCGCATCAGCAGCAGCGCCTGCGAGCATTCGTGCCATTCCCCCCTGCCCGCTTGATGTTTCGCGCTCCGAAATTCTGGCGACCTTGACGCATGGCCGCAATCTGGTGCTCAGCGCCCTCCCCGGCGCAGGTAAAAGCAGCCGAGTGCCTCTGTGGCTCATGAATCAACCCTGGCTTGAGGACCGTCGTATTCTGCTGCTTGAGCCCCGGCGTGTGGCAGCCCGCGCACTGGCGCGCTATATGGCGAGCCTGCTGGGCGATGTGCCCGGCGGCCTTGTGGGTTACCGCATGCGCGACGAAAGCCGTATGGGCAGCAATACCCGCGTTGAGGTGGTGACCGAGGGCGTGCTGACCCGCATGCTGCAGGAAAACCCTGACCTGCCAGATATCGCCTGCGTTATTTTTGACGAATTTCACGAACGTTCGCTCATTGCCGATACGGGTCTGGCTCTCTGCCTTGAAAGCCAGGCGGCCCTGCGCCCCGACCTGCGGCTGATCGTCATGTCTGCCACGCTGGATGTGTCAGCAGTGGCCAAGCTTCTGGGCGGGTGCCCCTCTGTGCTCTGCGAGGGCAACACATACCCGGTGCAGATGCGGCACATCCCCCCCACACTTCGGGCAGGGCAGATTGTGGGCGGGGCAACGCACACCGGGGCTGGCCCCCTGCTGTGGCGGCACATGGCCGACGTGGTTACGCATCTCATGCAGACAGAACAGGGCAGCCTGCTGGCCTTTTTGCCCGGTGCGGGCGAAATCCGCCATCTTGCGGATCTGCTGGAAGGCAGGCTTGCCGCCGATGTAGCGCTGTGCCCGCTGTACGGCAACCTCTCCGCCCGCGAACAGGATGCGGCCATTGCGCCAGCGCCATCCGGGCAGCGCAAGGTGGTGCTTGCCACATCCATTGCAGAAACTTCACTGACCATTGAAGGCGTGCGGCTGGTGGTAGACAGCGGTCTTGCGCGTCTGGCCCGGTTTGACCCGGCAAGCGGCCTCACCCGGCTGGTGACAGAGAGAGTTTCGCTGGCTGGCGCAGCGCAGCGAGCGGGTCGCGCGGGCCGCACGGAACCCGGCATTTGCTGCCGTTTGTGGGCCAGAGAGCAGGAACACGGCATGCGTCCCCACATTCGACCCGAAATTCTCGATGCCGATCTGAGCGGTCTGGCCCTGCAACTGGCGGTGTGGGGCGTGACCGATGCAGGCTCGCTGCCGTGGCTCGATACCCCGCCAGCAGCGCACCTGACTGTGGCTCAAAACAGCCTGCGGGCTCTGGGAGCCATTGATGCCCAGTTAAGGCCAACGGCGCTTGGGCGCGAAATGGCAGCCCTGCCTCTTGCACCGCGCACGGCGCGTCTGCTCGTGTGGGGGCGTAAAAACGGCCTTGCGGATCTGGCAGCCTGTGTTGCGGCACTGCTTGAAGAGCGTGATCCTCTGGCTCATGCCGCAGGCAGCCGCATGGGCGGGGCAACCTGCGGATGCGACATACTGCGGCGTCTCGATTGGCTTTGCCGCGGTGCAGCGTCCGGCAAGGGTGCAGACTCTGCCCGCGACCGCCTGCGCAGGCTTGCCCAGCGCCTCATCCGCCAATCACTTCAACCGGGCGCGGCTGACCTCGCAGGCAACCCGCAAGCGCAACAAAAACACCTGCAAAGCATATTTTCCACCGCTCTGGCTCAGGCCGCAAACATTGGACGGCTCATTGCCATTGCCTGGCCAGAACAGGTAGCCATGCGTCAGGCGGCAATCCAGACAGGCAGCCAGCAGACCACCCTCAGCAACGGCCCGACGGCCATCACGCCTTTTTTACTGCGTAGTGGCCGTGCTGCACAGCTTGCCAGCGACGACCCTCTGGCCCGCCAGCAGTTTCTTGCAGTGGCAGAGGTAGACGGGGCCGCTCCGCGCGGGCGCATTCGCCTTGCAGCCGCCCTTGCGGAACAGGACATGGTAGAACTTTTCAGTGCTGAGATGCGCACGGAAGACAATCTTTCGGTATCAGATGCCGGGCTTGTAAGCGCACGCCGTCAGCAGGTACTGGGCGCTCTGGTGCTGGAGGACGCCCCACTGCCACGCCCCCTGCCCGATCAGTGCGCGGCGGCGTTGTGCGAACACGTGCGCAACAAAGGGCTGGACTGCCTGCCATGGGATGAGGCAGCACGCCAGTGGCGGGCGCGGGTAAGCCTGATGCGTGAGCTTGAAGGTGAAGAATGGCCCGACGTTTCGGATGCGGCCCTGCTGGCAAACCTTGACCAGTGGCTTGCACCAGCGCTGGAGCAGGCGCTAGGCGCTTCACAGGGGCAAAAGATGTCCCGGGGCAACTCGCTGGCCGCACTGGATTCGGCTCGCCTGTTCGATGCCCTGCGTGGCCTGCTGCCGGGCAACCTGCACCGCATGCTTGAGCGCCAGACCCCCACGGAATGGCAGGTTCCCTCCGGGGCCATGCGCCCCATCGTGTATGGCGAAGACGGCGGCCCGTGGCTGGCGGCCAAGCTGCAGGAGCTGTTTGGCTGCGTGGACACGCCGCGCATAGCCAGCAACCGTGTGGCGCTGGTGTTGCGCCTCAATTCG
- a CDS encoding sigma-54 dependent transcriptional regulator codes for MELNTSGIIGQSTSLAEVFKVLGKVAPTDSTVLVTGESGTGKELLVRALHANSRRADKPFVPINCGAIPKELLESELFGHEKGAFTHAIRSRPGRFEMADGGTIFLDEIGEMELSLQVKILRVLQEKEIERVGGTGSKKVDVRIVAATNRDLEAEVAAGRFREDLYYRLNVIPLHLPPLRQRGNDVLLLARHFLNHFCTKKDRTPMGLDEITRRILAAYAWPGNVRELENFMERLSILVDGDTVCMGDLPSKILDNVGDVSLLPPVEEISPEVETPLQPVQEAPEQHEGNALVAAPGAETVAAPVALAVTAGAFVWPNLGVLTEHGQNLKDFLDTVENRLIDEALAKAEGVKNQAAELLGIKRTTLIEKLKKRSM; via the coding sequence ATGGAGTTGAATACCAGCGGCATTATCGGCCAGAGCACAAGCCTGGCTGAAGTCTTCAAGGTTCTCGGCAAGGTTGCGCCCACGGACAGCACTGTGCTTGTAACCGGTGAATCGGGAACTGGCAAGGAATTGCTGGTGCGCGCTCTTCACGCCAACAGCCGCAGGGCTGACAAGCCCTTTGTACCCATCAACTGTGGGGCCATACCTAAAGAGCTGCTTGAAAGCGAACTTTTCGGTCACGAAAAGGGCGCCTTTACTCACGCCATACGTTCGCGGCCCGGACGGTTTGAAATGGCCGATGGCGGCACCATCTTTCTTGATGAAATAGGCGAGATGGAGTTGAGCCTTCAGGTAAAGATTCTGCGCGTGCTGCAGGAAAAAGAGATCGAACGTGTGGGCGGCACCGGCAGCAAAAAGGTGGATGTGCGCATTGTGGCCGCCACCAACCGTGATCTTGAGGCAGAAGTTGCCGCCGGGCGCTTTCGCGAGGATCTTTACTACCGGCTCAACGTCATTCCCCTGCACCTTCCGCCCCTGCGCCAGCGCGGCAACGATGTGCTGCTGCTTGCACGGCATTTTCTCAATCATTTTTGCACAAAAAAAGACCGCACGCCCATGGGGCTTGATGAAATTACCCGCCGTATACTGGCGGCCTACGCCTGGCCGGGCAACGTGCGCGAGCTTGAAAACTTCATGGAACGCCTGAGCATCCTTGTGGACGGCGACACCGTGTGCATGGGTGACCTGCCTTCCAAGATTCTCGATAATGTGGGCGACGTATCGCTTTTGCCCCCGGTGGAAGAGATTTCGCCAGAGGTTGAAACCCCGTTGCAACCAGTGCAGGAAGCCCCCGAACAACATGAGGGCAACGCTCTCGTGGCTGCGCCGGGTGCCGAAACCGTGGCTGCGCCTGTTGCACTTGCCGTCACTGCCGGGGCATTTGTGTGGCCCAATCTTGGCGTGCTGACCGAGCATGGTCAGAACCTCAAGGATTTTCTTGATACGGTTGAGAACCGCCTTATTGACGAGGCGCTGGCCAAGGCAGAAGGCGTAAAAAATCAGGCCGCAGAGCTTTTGGGCATCAAGCGTACCACGCTGATTGAGAAGCTTAAAAAGCGCAGTATGTAG